The genomic segment AGCCAGGACTGAATGTACCGCTTGAAACGTTCGTCGCGAGCGGTGAAATACTGAGCACCATGATCGAAGCTCAGATTATTTTCCGCGCGACGTGTCGACATGCGGCCAGCGACACCGCGGCTCTTCTCAAGAACCCGGACATCACAACCGTGGTCGGCGAGAGTCCTCGCACACATCAGCCCGGACATTCCCGCTCCAATCACGGCAACTTTTGGCATTGGGTCCCGCAAGGGTCGTGTGACCTTTCGTCGATACGCGATTGGGTCGAGCCGTTTTGCGTGCTGCTCAGTCGATCGGGTTCTAACCGTTCCGAAAATTGGCTGTTCCGGTGTAAAAGGACGATCAAACTGACCGAGACACCACAGAATCCCACCGTAGGATGCCGGGTCACGGCCATCCAACGCGTATCGATGGTTCAAGTCGATCAAGCGATGAAGTGCTTCGCTGGCGCCAGGCGTCCAATTCAAGATCGCCTTGCCCCAAGTCATCCGAACATTGTTGTGCAGCTCGCCGTGAATCAACAGCGATCGCTGCGCAGAATCCCAAATGGAATCGCCCGTCCGTCCTCGACTCATTGTTTCCCACGACATCAACTGTCGAGGATCCGTTTCATGCTTGGCGAGCGTGTCGCGAGCCCAACGGGGAATCGCCGAAATGCGACGATGATCTCGCCGATAGTGGCAAAATACATAAGCGAGTTCTCGCCAAATCAGCAACTCGTCGAGGAACTTCTCCGCACCCTTGGACTCGTTTGCCGCCGCTTCCCTCGCGAGTCTCGTGGCGGCCACCATGCCGTAGTGAAGGTAGGGCGACATTCGACTCGCCCCATCGATAAGCACGTCATTACGTCGGCGGTCGTAGGTTGCTAACCCATTGTCTTTAAAGTTTTGCCAACGCTCGTTGGCTGCGACTGAGCCGCCAACCGCATCTGGCACCGGACCAATCGAGTGATCGATTTCACATTGGCTTACGATGCTTGCGATGTCGCGATCCTGCAAGTCGACAGCGTCGAAGGGGAGGTCGATTGACGACTTCGAGCCATTTCGCAGCTCCGAATCCTTCGCGTCTAAAGAAACGCGTTCTGCGTAAAGTCCCTTCGTCGCGTTTCTAAATTCGAATGCTCGCTCGTAACTCCTACCGACCAATCGCATGGGAACGACACATGCGGTATCGACCACAACAACATCACATCGGAGAACTCGGCTCAGCCCGACGGTCCAACTCCGCAGCGGCTCCGTCGGAATATCTTCGGTCACGACGACCGCTGCCTGCTCTGCAAGCGTCCTCAGGTGCGGTCCGCGATGCCCGGGCCGTTCAACGTGCAACACATAGCAAATCGATGAGTCGGCAAACGCCCTCTGCACGTCCCTTGCACCTTGGAGGATAAACGTGTGGTGTCGGTCCGAAGCAAACGGGTAGCGTTCCGACAAACCGTGGTAAACCAATAGTGATAATCCCAATTGGTTTGCAAATTCAATCGCAACATTGAGCGCTGGATTCTCGTCTGTGCGAAGTGCAGTCCGCATCCAATAAAGAACATAGTCTCCCTCGGAATTCACATGCTGACGACCCAGCACTCGCGTTCTTTCCGCGAGTGCTGAGGGTAGCGACTCCTGTAGCTTATCAATCTGCATCATCTTCCAATTAATCTGTCAGCAGACACGTTTTCCGCTTGCTTGCGGAAAGGTACTGCTGGCCTGAGTGTTTGGGTTGCCCAGAAGCCGATTTGCCATAAACGCCGTTCGTCGATAGGTTCGTTTCACACCGTAGTTTATCTGGTAGTCAAACTGCCAGGGAGCCATTTGGCAGAAGACGACACGACCGCCCTGCGATGCCGCGAGCACGCCATCGCCGACCGTGACCGCTCCATCGGTCACCAGCGGTAAATCACGAGGCGCGCTGATACCAAGCAGATGCAACGTCCTTTAACGCCTGAGACTTCCAGTTCGGATGCGAATGGACCGTCTGGCAATCCATGTGAATCCAATTCTCGATACCAGGCCAACTACCGGGTACCTTGAAATACCCCCAGTCCCCGTCGGAAACCTGCAACGAGTCGTCCTCGCCCGGCTGCCAACGCCAGAGTCCGTTGATACAGATCTGCTCTCGAGTCGGCGTACTCAGCTTAACGACCTTGTCCAAGTCCCATACCGGTTTGACCCCATCCGGAAGTGGCAAAGCGTCGGTCTGTTGGGTGGACTTTCGCAGCTGGGACTGCAACATCAAGTACTTCGCGTCATCGACCTTGACCATTGCGGATTGGCATTCCTGCATTACCGCCCGTTCGGAAGCCGACAAAGCTGAGCAAAAAAACGTTAACGACAAAACGCCGGCGACTGAGATCCGAATCGTGTTCATGAGTTTTCTTTCTCTGCAAATGCCTTGTGCTTACTAACTCACCGAGTTCCGTTCCGCAACTTGTCAACCCAAGTTATACCACAGGCTCGCTCCTCCCTTGTGAACGATCGCCTTCGGCTTGTCGTTAGACTATCTGTGTCGATAGAATCGACGAGCGATCCGTATTCGGCAATTACGAAGTCGAGAAGGACGGCATCCTCAGCAATTATTTCCTTGAGGACTCTGACAGATGGTGCGACCCAGTTCGCTGCAAATTGACAAGCTGCTCATTGCCGGCGTCTTTTTGGCAGCATTGGGACTCACTCAGTTTTTGATCTTCGTCACTTCGGCGATGAATCACTATCCCGGAGGCACGAGCGCCGACACCCAAACAATCGGGTATTCGTGGTCAGACAATTGGTTAAGCGATCTCGGTCGGATCAAAGCGATTAACGGCGCCGACAACGCAACCAGCTCGCGGTTCTTCAACGCTTCCATTATCGCGTTGGGGCTGTCGCTGCTCGCCTTCTTTCTCGTCTCGATTCGCGCTTTTGAGGAACAGACGATCGGAAGCCTATCGACGACGCTCTCCGGTTCACTCACTTCCCTGGGATTAATAGGGATCGGGCTCACGCCCGTCGATGTCTGCTATGGATGGCACATGACGTCGCTGATGTTGTGGATCGTTCCCATGCTTTGCGTAGGCGTGCTATTCAGCTACCAATGTTTTAGCGGCGAGGGCTGGTTTGGCTGGGTCATCGGGATCGCCACAGCCATCCTGTTCTGCGGAGTTTTTGTGTACGCGCTCTCGACCGCCACGACAGGGGTGATGGCGATGCAGAAGATTGTCGTCTTGCAGTCGATCGTGTGGTTCACGTTGTTGTCGGCGCGCGTCGCCGCAGCAGCCCTTTATGTCGTACAACAAACGAGAACTCGGATGCAGATTGCCAACGAACAGGCGGGCGACTACATGGTCAAGCTGCAGCGTCAGCATCGGAAAAAATGACTCGGTTTGGGTCGCCGTGCAACCGACAAAGCTGCAGGCAAAGAGGGTGGTATCCACTGTCAAAAGCATCCAAAATGACGCCCAGAAAGTCGATTCCCTAGATACTAGGGGGCGGGATGAGAGGGGTTCTCCGCACGCCGATTGCCGACGGACTCTTTGGCCCGATCACGCTGCTGCCACCCCCTCATCCCCAGCCCTTCTCCCCCAGGAAATTGGGGGAGAAGGGAGCCAGAATCTCGGGCGATGGTATCGCGACAAGTCGCGCTGATGGATTCTGGCTTCCATCGACCCCATTCGCAGCATCTTGATTCGGCTGAAGCGATCGACACGTTGGCCAGCCCTCGTCAGACTCTGCCGTGATCCGGTTCAATCCCACGTTCCGCTGTTTGCAAGGCGCGGGCGTGCAATGAGTTCTTTCTGCGACTACCGAAGCGAGTGAGGCCAAGCACGCCGATCGACGGTTGCATTGGCTTGCGATGCTTGTTCATTCCTTCGCTATACGTTCTTTGGAACTACCGCATCTTGCGAGTGATGCACATACCCCACTTCGATGCGTCAACCAAAACAGTTTCCAGACTCTCGCTAGCGACGATTGCCTTGAAGTAATCCGTTAACTGGTCTGCTTGGCCCGAGGAGTCATGCGCGATGATCAGCCCACCAACGCGAACCTTGGGAAGAAGCTGATTGAGGTAATCAACAAAACCCTCCTTTTCCGCATCGAGCAACACGAAATCGATGGGGCCGTCGAGTCGCTTGATTGTTTCATGAGCATCGCCCTCGACCAGCGTTAGCAGATCATTGACTCCGGCTTTTGAAAAGTTCGCCTTTGCCAACTTGATCCGCTCGGGATCCAGTTCGTGAGTCGTCAGCTTGCCACCGGTTGATCGTAGCGCCAGGCAAAACCAGATGGCTGAGTAACCGTTGGACGTTCCGAGTTCGACGACGTGCTTGGCGCCAAGCGACTCGACAAGCATGCGCATCAAACGACCATCTTCCGGTAGTATATTCCCCATGCCTTGAGCCTGATTGGCCTGCATGTCGTCCATCACAGCGATCATCCGCGTCTCCGTCGCGTCTCGCGGCTTCGGGTGCATCGGCAAGATTTGGCGAGAGAGCTCCTCGGCTGTTGGAAAACGTTTCGCTTGCTGCGGTGATGGCTCATCACCGTGCAGCGGCGTCACTACATGTGAGTTCGTCGCGACCAAGGCGACGATCAACGGGATAATGCGTGTAAGTTGTTTCATCCGATTCATGTCCTCTTAGGTTAGACTGTCAATTTCCACGGGTCGCGGTATTCCTTGTTGACGAACTTGTTCGCTTCCGCATCACCGACGACCTGTTCTTTTTGACCGTCCCACTCGATGCTGCGTCCGACTTCCCAGGAGACGTTCATCAAATGGCCCAGATTCGTCGCGTAGTGACCGGTTTGAGCGTCGGTTTCCGGCTGCGTCCGATTTCGGATGTTGTCGAGAAAGACTTGCGAATGGCGAAACGCATCGTCCGATGCAACAATTTCTTCTTCCGGGCTAAGCAAATAACCGGCTTCGTTCTGCGATTTGCTTGATTTCGGTTCCGCGGCGATCGAAATCCGACTGCGGTCCAGCACCATCGTTGCTTCCGTGCCGTAGAAACACTTGGCATGAGACCGTCGCACGCGGCGTGACCCCATTCGCATTGAGTATTGCAGCAGGAAACCGTCCTTAGCGACAGGGCCAGGACCGAATTCCATGATCGCGTCAAAGGTGTTGGGGTACTCAAAGTTATCTTGATAAGCGAATTGCCCACCCATCGCAGAAACACGCTTGGGATACTTCACATCCATCGCCCAATTAACAATATCGAAGTGATGCACACCCCAAGCAACCTGGTGCCCACCGCCTGAGAGTCGGAACCAATCGTAACCGTAGTTGCTATAGATATTCGGGTTGTAGTTCTGCATCGGAGAAGGACCGACGTAAAAATCCCAATCCAGTTCGGGCGGTGGATCACAGTCGGCGGGATTGCCGCGACCGGGTGCCCAATAGGTATGGTCCCAAATTTTGACTTCGCTGATCGCGCCCAGTTTACCCGATCGAATGATATCGACCGCTTTTCGATAGTGCTCCATGCTGTGCTGCTGTGTACCAATCTGAACGATGCGATCATACTTTTTTGCCGCTTCGATCAAGTAGCGTCCTTCGCCGATGAAGTTGCCAAGCGGCTTCTCGACGTACACGTCTTTACCGGCTTGGCAGGCGGCAACTGCGATCGGGACATGCCAGTGCGCCTGAGTAGCCACGATCACCGCGTCAATGCTCTTGTCCGCGAGGAGTTCGCGAAAATCTTTATAAACCTTGACCGATGAACCGCCAGCCTTCGTTTGCCCTTTTTCCAGGTTGTCTGAATTGACATCGCATACAGCAGTCAACTGGACACCAGGCAACTCCATGAAGCTGGGCATTACCTGGTTGCGACCGCGGGCACCACAACCGATCAACGCGATGTTGATCGTGTCATTGGGGCCAATTCGGGATGGCTCGCTTTGGGCCAACACGGTCGAAGTGGAGGCGACGGTTGCGGTCGTTGCAACGTTTTCTAGAAAGCGTCGGCGATTCAAAAGCGTTGAGTTATTCACGTCAATTGCTCCTTTGACGAGCGGGAGGGGTGAGTTGGGCGGATTCGGCGGGTGACATTTTCATCGCGCCGTCCATCTGTCCGCAGTCGCAAGTTCGTCGTAAGCGAAGGTGGCTTTGCGAGACTATCATACCACGTTGCACTGACAATTGATCCATGCCTCCACGAGTGGGCTATTGGTGACAACACGCTGACTTTGTGCGGAACGACTTGGTTTTGAAAGTCCACAGTTTGCCTTCGTCGTTCATGATCAACGCCCGGTAATAATACGTCGTTTCCGGCTTCAGGTCCTTCAGAATCACCTGGTTCTTTCCGTCTTTCAATGGCACGGCGTGATTGCTGTGCGACCAG from the Novipirellula artificiosorum genome contains:
- a CDS encoding DUF998 domain-containing protein — protein: MVRPSSLQIDKLLIAGVFLAALGLTQFLIFVTSAMNHYPGGTSADTQTIGYSWSDNWLSDLGRIKAINGADNATSSRFFNASIIALGLSLLAFFLVSIRAFEEQTIGSLSTTLSGSLTSLGLIGIGLTPVDVCYGWHMTSLMLWIVPMLCVGVLFSYQCFSGEGWFGWVIGIATAILFCGVFVYALSTATTGVMAMQKIVVLQSIVWFTLLSARVAAAALYVVQQTRTRMQIANEQAGDYMVKLQRQHRKK
- a CDS encoding FAD-dependent oxidoreductase, which gives rise to MMQIDKLQESLPSALAERTRVLGRQHVNSEGDYVLYWMRTALRTDENPALNVAIEFANQLGLSLLVYHGLSERYPFASDRHHTFILQGARDVQRAFADSSICYVLHVERPGHRGPHLRTLAEQAAVVVTEDIPTEPLRSWTVGLSRVLRCDVVVVDTACVVPMRLVGRSYERAFEFRNATKGLYAERVSLDAKDSELRNGSKSSIDLPFDAVDLQDRDIASIVSQCEIDHSIGPVPDAVGGSVAANERWQNFKDNGLATYDRRRNDVLIDGASRMSPYLHYGMVAATRLAREAAANESKGAEKFLDELLIWRELAYVFCHYRRDHRRISAIPRWARDTLAKHETDPRQLMSWETMSRGRTGDSIWDSAQRSLLIHGELHNNVRMTWGKAILNWTPGASEALHRLIDLNHRYALDGRDPASYGGILWCLGQFDRPFTPEQPIFGTVRTRSTEQHAKRLDPIAYRRKVTRPLRDPMPKVAVIGAGMSGLMCARTLADHGCDVRVLEKSRGVAGRMSTRRAENNLSFDHGAQYFTARDERFKRYIQSWLDDGLIAPWNGRIVAVEKGVIKAEKSSDNRYVAVPGMNSIGKHLAANLNLQLATKVAVPIRSDDQWVLASVDGGELGQFDFVVVATPSGQAASLLAEVPELKEHARGTKMGGCWALMVAFERSLNLGFDGAFVHHSPLSWIARNNSKPQREGDRETWVVHAAAEWTEKHIDESADQVKPYLFDEFWGAVGRPRVEPIHLDVHRWRFAIPKEPHTDRCLFDDIRGIGACGDWCGGPRVEGAFLSGMAMAGRILGQINSSSFPCLGQTQQLELF
- a CDS encoding O-methyltransferase, which translates into the protein MKQLTRIIPLIVALVATNSHVVTPLHGDEPSPQQAKRFPTAEELSRQILPMHPKPRDATETRMIAVMDDMQANQAQGMGNILPEDGRLMRMLVESLGAKHVVELGTSNGYSAIWFCLALRSTGGKLTTHELDPERIKLAKANFSKAGVNDLLTLVEGDAHETIKRLDGPIDFVLLDAEKEGFVDYLNQLLPKVRVGGLIIAHDSSGQADQLTDYFKAIVASESLETVLVDASKWGMCITRKMR
- a CDS encoding Gfo/Idh/MocA family protein; the protein is MNNSTLLNRRRFLENVATTATVASTSTVLAQSEPSRIGPNDTINIALIGCGARGRNQVMPSFMELPGVQLTAVCDVNSDNLEKGQTKAGGSSVKVYKDFRELLADKSIDAVIVATQAHWHVPIAVAACQAGKDVYVEKPLGNFIGEGRYLIEAAKKYDRIVQIGTQQHSMEHYRKAVDIIRSGKLGAISEVKIWDHTYWAPGRGNPADCDPPPELDWDFYVGPSPMQNYNPNIYSNYGYDWFRLSGGGHQVAWGVHHFDIVNWAMDVKYPKRVSAMGGQFAYQDNFEYPNTFDAIMEFGPGPVAKDGFLLQYSMRMGSRRVRRSHAKCFYGTEATMVLDRSRISIAAEPKSSKSQNEAGYLLSPEEEIVASDDAFRHSQVFLDNIRNRTQPETDAQTGHYATNLGHLMNVSWEVGRSIEWDGQKEQVVGDAEANKFVNKEYRDPWKLTV